The Polynucleobacter sp. TSB-Sco08W16 genome includes a region encoding these proteins:
- the coaD gene encoding pantetheine-phosphate adenylyltransferase, whose translation MTVAVYPGTFDPFTRGHEDLVRRASSIFDELIVGVASSRSKHPSFALDERIAIAKEVLGHYSNVKVVGFDGLLKDFAREHNARVIVRGLRAVSDFEYEFQMAGMNRYLLPDVETLFLTPSDQYQFISGTFVREIASMGGDVSKFVFPSVEKWLVQKIATANQNNK comes from the coding sequence ATGACTGTCGCTGTATACCCAGGAACATTTGATCCCTTCACTCGTGGACACGAGGATTTGGTTCGTCGCGCATCGAGCATTTTTGATGAGCTGATTGTGGGTGTTGCCTCCAGTCGTAGCAAGCATCCCTCCTTTGCATTGGATGAGCGGATTGCCATTGCCAAAGAAGTTCTTGGGCACTACTCCAATGTGAAAGTCGTCGGCTTTGATGGCCTATTAAAAGATTTTGCTCGTGAGCACAATGCTCGCGTTATTGTGCGTGGCTTACGCGCAGTATCGGACTTTGAGTATGAATTTCAAATGGCTGGTATGAATCGCTATCTCCTGCCTGATGTCGAAACCTTGTTTTTGACGCCGTCCGATCAGTATCAATTTATCTCTGGCACTTTTGTACGAGAAATCGCCTCTATGGGTGGTGACGTGAGTAAGTTTGTTTTCCCATCAGTAGAAAAATGGCTTGTTCAAAAGATTGCTACTGCCAATCAAAATAATAAGTAA
- a CDS encoding YfhL family 4Fe-4S dicluster ferredoxin: MALMITDECINCDVCEPECPNDAIYMGLEIYEIDPDKCTECVGHYDAPQCRQVCPVDCIPFNPAHTETQEQLMVKFKMLTANKKANVA, encoded by the coding sequence ATGGCTCTCATGATTACCGACGAATGCATCAATTGCGATGTGTGCGAGCCTGAATGCCCTAATGATGCTATTTACATGGGGCTTGAGATTTATGAAATTGATCCCGATAAATGTACCGAATGCGTAGGTCACTACGATGCACCTCAATGTCGACAGGTCTGTCCAGTAGACTGCATTCCATTTAATCCTGCTCATACTGAAACTCAAGAGCAGTTAATGGTGAAGTTTAAGATGCTGACTGCCAACAAAAAGGCAAATGTAGCTTAG
- the pth gene encoding aminoacyl-tRNA hydrolase, whose product MTKLIVGLGNPGDEHEEDRHNAGFWFVDALAKQLNARFESEKRFHGKVAKAKWEGEDLFLLKPTTYMNLSGQAVGALCRFHKITPQDILVVQDELDLKPGTARLKLGGGTGGHNGLKDIQAHLGTPDYWRLRLGIGHPRDVAGDGRPMDVADYVLRRPQLAEQKLIESSLENGLQIVPLFLKGDTQTAMMELHSKG is encoded by the coding sequence ATGACTAAGTTAATTGTTGGCCTAGGCAATCCTGGTGATGAACATGAAGAAGATCGACACAATGCCGGCTTCTGGTTTGTCGACGCCTTAGCAAAACAGTTGAATGCTCGCTTTGAATCTGAAAAACGCTTTCACGGAAAAGTGGCTAAAGCCAAATGGGAGGGCGAAGATCTCTTTCTACTTAAGCCAACTACATATATGAACTTGAGTGGTCAAGCAGTAGGCGCACTTTGTCGTTTTCATAAAATCACCCCTCAAGATATTTTGGTAGTACAAGATGAGCTCGACCTCAAGCCGGGAACGGCGAGACTAAAGCTGGGTGGCGGCACTGGTGGCCATAATGGCTTAAAAGATATTCAAGCCCATTTGGGCACCCCGGACTACTGGCGACTACGCCTTGGCATTGGGCACCCAAGAGATGTAGCAGGCGATGGGCGCCCAATGGATGTAGCAGATTATGTTTTACGGAGACCTCAATTAGCTGAGCAAAAACTGATTGAGTCCAGCCTTGAAAATGGCCTGCAAATTGTGCCGCTATTTTTGAAGGGCGATACTCAAACCGCCATGATGGAGCTGCACTCTAAAGGCTAA
- a CDS encoding 50S ribosomal protein L25/general stress protein Ctc yields MKVVAFERSVQGTGASRRLRNSGKTPGIVYGSKDPALVIELDHNALFHALRKEAFHSSILDLEIGGKTQKVLLRDYQMHPFRPIVLHIDFQRVSATEKVHMRVPLHFTNAETSSAVKLQGAVISHILNDIEVSCLPADLPEFIEVDLSKIEVGHAIHAKDLALPKGVTLVLHVEQENPVLVNARIPAVKAAETEDAAPAAAALAAPAADAKDKA; encoded by the coding sequence ATGAAAGTTGTAGCCTTTGAAAGAAGCGTACAGGGAACGGGTGCGAGCCGCCGTCTGCGCAATTCCGGAAAAACTCCGGGAATCGTTTACGGTAGTAAAGATCCAGCCTTGGTCATCGAGTTAGACCATAACGCGTTGTTCCATGCTCTCCGCAAGGAAGCATTTCACTCATCTATTTTGGATTTGGAAATTGGCGGCAAAACACAAAAAGTGTTGTTGCGCGATTACCAGATGCATCCATTCAGGCCAATCGTTTTGCATATCGACTTCCAGCGCGTATCCGCAACTGAGAAAGTTCATATGCGCGTTCCTTTGCACTTCACTAACGCTGAAACTTCATCTGCTGTGAAATTACAAGGCGCCGTTATTAGCCACATCCTCAATGACATCGAAGTTTCTTGCTTACCAGCAGACTTGCCAGAGTTCATTGAAGTGGACTTGAGCAAAATTGAAGTGGGTCACGCTATTCACGCTAAAGACCTTGCTTTGCCAAAGGGAGTTACTTTGGTATTGCATGTTGAGCAAGAGAACCCAGTGCTTGTAAATGCCCGTATTCCAGCTGTTAAAGCTGCTGAGACTGAAGATGCTGCTCCTGCAGCTGCAGCCCTAGCCGCTCCTGCTGCTGATGCAAAGGACAAGGCTTAA
- a CDS encoding ribose-phosphate pyrophosphokinase — protein MSSTNSDLLTLFTGNANPVLAEAVAKELKLPMGKAFVGRFSDGEIQVEIQENVRGKNVVVIQSTCAPTNDSLMELMIMIDALKRASASRITAVIPYFGYARQDRRPRSARVAISARIVANMLQSVAGIERVLTMDLHADQIQGFFDIPVDNIYASPVLLADLEAQKTKKDLIIVSPDIGGVVRARAMAKQLGTDLAIIDKRRPKANVSEVMHLIGEVEGRHCVIMDDIIDTGGTLCKAAEALKERGAKGVTAYCTHAVLSGGAVARIAASELDELVVTDTIPLTAEALKVGKVRQLTVAPLLAETLSRISKGDSVMSMFAE, from the coding sequence ATGTCCTCTACAAACTCCGATTTATTGACTTTATTTACAGGCAACGCAAATCCGGTTTTGGCTGAGGCAGTAGCCAAAGAGCTCAAACTGCCAATGGGCAAAGCTTTTGTGGGCCGATTCTCAGACGGTGAAATTCAAGTAGAAATTCAAGAAAACGTACGAGGCAAAAACGTCGTTGTCATTCAATCAACCTGCGCTCCAACAAACGACAGCTTGATGGAACTCATGATCATGATTGATGCACTCAAGCGCGCATCTGCAAGTCGCATTACCGCGGTGATTCCTTATTTTGGTTATGCCCGCCAGGACCGCCGCCCGCGCTCTGCACGGGTAGCAATCTCTGCACGTATTGTTGCCAATATGCTCCAATCTGTTGCCGGCATTGAACGTGTTTTGACCATGGATCTTCATGCCGACCAAATCCAGGGCTTCTTTGATATCCCTGTAGACAATATTTATGCCTCACCAGTCCTCTTGGCCGACCTTGAGGCGCAAAAGACTAAAAAAGACCTGATCATTGTTTCCCCAGATATCGGCGGCGTAGTTCGCGCCCGTGCGATGGCAAAACAACTGGGTACGGATTTGGCGATTATTGATAAACGCCGCCCTAAGGCTAACGTCTCTGAAGTAATGCACCTGATCGGTGAAGTGGAAGGCCGTCATTGCGTCATCATGGACGACATCATTGATACTGGTGGAACCCTCTGTAAGGCCGCTGAAGCGCTTAAAGAGCGTGGTGCTAAGGGCGTTACCGCTTACTGTACTCACGCGGTTCTATCAGGCGGCGCCGTGGCTCGTATTGCAGCCTCTGAATTAGATGAATTGGTGGTTACTGACACCATTCCTTTGACTGCAGAAGCATTAAAAGTGGGCAAAGTCCGTCAACTGACTGTAGCCCCCCTTCTGGCCGAGACTCTTTCTCGGATTAGCAAGGGCGACTCTGTCATGTCCATGTTTGCCGAATAA
- the rsmD gene encoding 16S rRNA (guanine(966)-N(2))-methyltransferase RsmD encodes MNKPKTLKTEPPKKVRIIGGTWRSRLLTVIDLPGLRPTTDRIRETLFNWLGQDLSGLRCLDLFAGTGALGFEAASRGASLVVLLEKDKKAHANLKANFSLLQSSPVFGSVEILQRDSLEFLRQQADQSSNLIFIDPPFQEAALLDRAVREAGRICDDSGGGGIYVEFPSNRPSQDIESLLPDWHCGKYLEAGQVKACLFRSGRG; translated from the coding sequence ATAAATAAACCGAAGACTCTGAAGACAGAGCCACCTAAGAAGGTTCGCATTATTGGTGGCACCTGGAGAAGTCGCTTATTAACAGTGATCGATTTGCCCGGTCTTCGACCTACGACTGATCGTATTCGGGAAACTTTGTTCAACTGGCTTGGTCAAGACTTAAGTGGTTTACGTTGTCTGGATTTGTTTGCTGGAACAGGTGCACTAGGATTTGAGGCTGCCTCTCGTGGTGCGAGTTTGGTTGTCCTGCTCGAGAAAGATAAAAAAGCCCATGCAAACTTAAAGGCGAATTTTTCATTACTTCAATCCTCCCCCGTATTTGGGTCTGTAGAAATTTTGCAGCGTGATAGTTTGGAATTTTTAAGGCAGCAAGCAGATCAATCAAGCAATCTCATTTTTATTGATCCCCCTTTTCAGGAGGCTGCGTTACTTGATCGAGCTGTTCGTGAAGCCGGCAGAATCTGTGATGACTCTGGGGGAGGAGGAATTTATGTCGAATTCCCGTCAAATCGCCCCAGTCAAGATATAGAATCCCTGCTGCCAGACTGGCATTGTGGAAAATACTTAGAGGCTGGACAGGTAAAAGCCTGTCTATTTCGGAGCGGAAGGGGCTAA
- a CDS encoding pitrilysin family protein, protein MKAFNQMILGCLLAFGVITSAQAILPIEKLENYKGAKAYLVQTKALPMVDIEVSIDAGDRYDPAGKSGLADMTAALMNYGVQDDKRMLSEAQIADEIADLGASIGLSVGGERAILRIRSLSRKDLRDRAVQLASAMLAAPTYDPNIVGREKQRTITSLLEAETKPEYVLDRRFKKMVYGTYPLADSPSVKSVGAITPTDLVQFHKQFYRSDRMIVSIVGDVDQTEANEIIRALLKRIPQSGPVIAPLPEFQRSPVEPLAQREVQIPFDSQQAHIAMGMTAVARNNPDYFPLLVGNYVLGGGGFVSRLMNEVREKRGLAYSVSSYFAPGKDTGIFQAGLQTKNDQSSVALQVMSDTIAKFIADGPTTSELVAAKANLVNGYPLRIDNNRKLLDNVSSIAWNDLPLDTMEVWTKQVEAVTLDQVKSAFEKYLAMDRMKILVLGAQNK, encoded by the coding sequence ATGAAAGCCTTCAATCAAATGATCTTAGGCTGCCTTTTGGCTTTCGGTGTAATTACTAGTGCACAAGCAATTCTTCCAATTGAAAAACTCGAAAATTACAAAGGGGCTAAAGCATATTTAGTGCAAACCAAAGCGTTGCCGATGGTGGATATTGAGGTGAGTATTGATGCTGGTGATCGTTATGACCCAGCGGGTAAGAGCGGTTTGGCAGATATGACCGCAGCCCTGATGAATTATGGTGTGCAGGACGATAAGAGGATGCTAAGTGAGGCCCAAATCGCTGATGAGATCGCTGATTTAGGTGCCAGTATTGGCCTCTCAGTTGGCGGTGAGCGCGCTATTTTGCGTATTCGTAGCCTTAGTAGAAAAGATTTGCGTGATCGAGCAGTGCAATTGGCATCAGCAATGTTAGCTGCACCTACTTATGACCCAAATATTGTTGGTCGCGAAAAGCAAAGAACAATCACTAGCTTACTTGAGGCAGAAACAAAACCCGAGTATGTATTGGATCGCCGTTTCAAAAAAATGGTTTACGGCACCTACCCTTTGGCAGATTCTCCATCTGTTAAGTCTGTAGGCGCAATTACTCCTACAGACTTAGTTCAATTCCATAAACAGTTTTATCGTAGCGATCGTATGATTGTCAGTATTGTTGGGGATGTAGATCAAACTGAAGCAAATGAAATTATTCGCGCCTTATTAAAAAGAATTCCCCAATCGGGCCCTGTTATTGCACCTTTGCCAGAATTTCAACGTTCTCCAGTAGAGCCATTGGCGCAACGTGAAGTTCAGATCCCCTTTGACTCTCAGCAGGCCCATATCGCTATGGGTATGACGGCTGTGGCACGTAATAACCCTGATTATTTTCCTTTGTTGGTAGGTAATTATGTTTTGGGCGGCGGCGGGTTCGTCTCGCGTCTGATGAATGAGGTTCGAGAGAAGCGTGGCCTCGCCTATAGTGTGTCTAGTTATTTTGCTCCAGGCAAAGATACGGGAATCTTTCAGGCGGGCCTGCAAACTAAGAATGATCAATCTTCTGTAGCACTGCAAGTAATGAGCGATACGATTGCGAAGTTCATTGCAGATGGGCCGACTACTTCCGAGCTTGTTGCGGCTAAAGCAAATCTGGTGAATGGCTACCCTCTACGAATCGATAACAATCGTAAATTATTGGATAACGTTTCTTCAATCGCCTGGAATGATTTACCACTCGACACGATGGAAGTTTGGACTAAGCAAGTGGAGGCAGTGACTTTAGATCAAGTGAAATCTGCCTTCGAAAAATATCTTGCGATGGACCGTATGAAGATCTTAGTCTTAGGGGCTCAAAATAAATAA
- the ispE gene encoding 4-(cytidine 5'-diphospho)-2-C-methyl-D-erythritol kinase, producing the protein MSEVQQAPLTLRSPAKLNLFLHIVGRRPDGYHLLQSVFQLIDWCDTIKLKPISQNEVRRINPIPGVEPEQDLVVRAAKLLKDFCKIDSGVEIELQKEIPMGAGLGGGSSDAATTLIGLNALWNLKLDKPTLSTLGLQLGADVPFFIFGKNAFVEGIGEQIEELSLENQDFLVIFPNQGISTISIFQDPELTRNHARITIDGFLASSWSDLSNDCQAVAMRICPEVKQALDWISQAVPGSEPRMSGSGSSVFAVLDPKTNIAKLENLLQNLPKGWIGRIVRGLNKNPAYNLVSSD; encoded by the coding sequence ATGAGTGAAGTCCAGCAGGCACCTCTGACGCTTCGCTCACCGGCAAAGCTCAATCTATTTCTGCATATAGTTGGACGTCGTCCTGATGGCTATCACTTACTGCAGTCTGTTTTTCAATTGATAGATTGGTGTGACACTATCAAGTTAAAACCAATTTCACAAAATGAAGTTCGCAGAATTAATCCAATTCCTGGAGTGGAGCCTGAACAAGATTTAGTTGTCAGGGCAGCAAAACTGTTAAAAGATTTTTGCAAGATTGACTCTGGGGTTGAGATTGAACTTCAAAAAGAGATCCCAATGGGCGCAGGCTTGGGTGGGGGATCATCGGATGCGGCTACCACTTTAATTGGCTTAAACGCACTCTGGAATCTCAAACTAGACAAGCCCACCCTTTCCACTCTTGGACTACAGTTAGGTGCTGATGTGCCTTTTTTCATTTTTGGTAAAAATGCATTTGTTGAGGGTATTGGCGAGCAAATCGAAGAGCTATCCCTTGAAAATCAGGACTTTTTAGTCATTTTCCCTAACCAAGGGATCTCCACCATTAGCATTTTTCAAGACCCTGAATTGACCCGAAATCACGCTCGGATTACAATAGATGGCTTTCTTGCATCGTCATGGTCGGATCTCTCAAATGATTGTCAGGCTGTAGCGATGCGGATTTGTCCTGAAGTGAAGCAAGCTTTGGATTGGATTAGTCAGGCAGTACCGGGGTCAGAGCCCCGTATGTCAGGCTCCGGAAGTAGCGTTTTTGCCGTCTTAGACCCTAAGACCAATATCGCAAAACTGGAAAATCTTCTACAAAATCTTCCTAAAGGGTGGATAGGTCGGATTGTTCGGGGGCTAAATAAAAATCCCGCTTACAATTTGGTTTCTTCAGATTGA